ATGGAGGTTCGGCAGAAAGTAgatatctctttctctctctacctCCCTCCAAGAGCAAAGCTGCTCTGGAAACTGAGTTGGGAACACAGGTCCTCACTTGACtgtaaggaaggaaggagggagggagggagagagaaggaaggaaggaaggaaaaaggaaaaagaaactgagagagaagggagggagggaggaaaaagaagggagggagggaggaagaagaagaaactggtagagaaggaaggaaggcaaaaaaaaactgggagagaaggaaggaaggaaggaaggaaggaaggaaggaaggaaggaaggaaggaaggaaggagaaactggtagagaaggaaggaaggaaggggaaaaaactgggagggagggaaggaaggaaggaaggaaggaaggaaggaaggaaggaaggagaaactggtagagaaggaaggaaggaaggaaggaaggaagggagagagagagaaggaagggtttTTTGGCACCAGAAATGcaaaacagccctgcaaggtaggccaggccaaaccgcccccccccttcATACCTTTCCACTTGCCATCCAGTTTTTCTGCCAGCTTGTTCTTCTGTTTCCTCGCCGCCTCCTCTTCCAGGTACAAGAGGACCCTCTCTTGTTCCTCGCCGGAGCGGTTCATGAAGTCGTTCCAAATCTTAGCcgagagacacacagagacacaaaaaaCGAGAGGATCCCATTAACGCACAAGCCTCTCTGCCCACCCTGAGTCAAAAACTGGAGCGGTGGAGAAACCTGCCgttactttcattttattttcccatcGGGCGATCAATCCACTTTCGAGTTGATTAAGTGGGCGGAAGGCCGGAGAACCCAAGTGTGGTTTCGTGCGGGTTCCGAGCGGAACTTGAGACTCTGAATATCAGGCTTGTGGGTTCTAGCCAGGGTGTGGATAAAAAccaatcattttttttaacaaaattattatttaaatcagattttttttaatgcttttggatgaaaaatctttctaaacatAGTTTTCTATTTCAGTTATAGTCCAAAGGTtactcatcaggaaataagggttTGTTCTTAAAGAAAATTCaatgtttaaccacatcactTAACAACCACGGATACATGCAGAAATGTCTAGGCCAGCGGCCGTTTCTAGAGCAGTAAATCGAACCCAGGACCCGCAcagcctttgcaaaaaaaaaaaagcgaggcAGGATCAGGTGTGACTCAGAAGTTATTTTTTCTCATCTCTGGCGCCCGGCACTTCCTTCAATCCGCCTCTTGGTACTTTGCCCCCAGGCTTTGTTTATAAAAAAGGCCAAGGTTACTAGTCCTCAATATTAATCTCGAGTTCGAAGGATGAATTCCGGACCCAGGTACGGGGGGGAAAAGGCTTCAGAATTCAGAACGCAGACTCGTTCAGATCCTGATTCCTGCATAGGGCTGAAAACGACAAAGTTCGGGCTACACAAAGCTTTCAGGCTTaaaaatttttttgcaaagcacctGAGGTTTAGCAAAGCTCTCTTTCCATCTGGCAGCAGCTCAGGTCTGGCAAAGTTCCTTTCCGCTGCAGCTGAGGTCTTGCAAAACGATTTGCTTTAACCTTGCACCAATTTGACCGAATTAATCGAAACCGAATTTGGGCGACTGGTgcggtggggggcggcgagaGAGAGATGCAATTTGCACGTACGAAATGCAAATGTGAAATGTTGCCGGAttgttgatttgtttttaatatataaaggtaaagggacccctgaccgttaggtccagtcgcggacgactctggggttgcggcgctcatctcgctttattggccgagggagccggcgtccagcttccgggtcatgtggccagcaggactaagccgcttctggcgaaccagagcagcgcacggaaacgccgtttaccttcccgccgaagcgggacctatttatctacttgcacttttattttattaatttattcaatTAATGGTGACCCTTGGGGCTGATATCCTGGGAGGAGGTTCCCTGTTGCCCCCCTGCCTGAACTaattcattttattaatttattcaatTAATGGTGACCCTTGGGGCTGATATCCTGGGAGGAGGTTCCCTGTTGCCCCACTgcctgaattattattttattaatttattcaatTAATGGTGACCCTTGGGGCTGATATCCTGGGAGGAGGTTCCCTGTTGCCCCCCTGCCTGAACTaattcattttattaatttattcaatTAATGATGACCCTCGGGGCTGATATCCTGGGAGGGGGTTCCGTGTGACCCCCCCCCTGgcctgaattatttttattttattgatttattcaaTTAATGATGACCCTCAAGGCTGATATCCTGGgaggagattcgaaccgccgaccttccgatcggcaagcccaataggcAAAAGATGCAACTTACAAAAATGCAAGGAATCGGCTCTCGAGAGCTGGAATTTCAACGGGAAAAGACCACAACGCGTACCTTGACGTACGTCTCGTTGCTGCAGGCTTCGGTGAAGATGCTCGGAGAGGCCGGGTGCGTGATTTCCCCGTCTTCACCTGTGCGTTCGTCTTGTTCCAGGAGAGTCATCAGATAacgtgctgggggggggggggggttgggggggaagaACGCAGAATCCGTGATGCAACCCTGCAGGTTAGCAACGGGTCCAAACTACTGCACAGAGCCGGAATCTCCATTTAtcgccccgcccacttttgccgcTGGCCCCGCCCACaagtgccaaccccccccccccctcgcgcgCGAACGGAATCCAGCCCTCGATCCGGGAAAATGCTCCGTCTATCATTACTCAaggcagaatttttttaatttccattgtaaattaatttaatttgtatatctttTAACCTGTTCGGTTGCTAGGGATCGTTAAATCAGAATGCGCGCGTTTTCTCTGTCCTTGTTTGTTACGTCTATGGGGCTCATAgccgaaataaaataaactggaaaGTCGGCAGAATTCACAGAATTGcaggtgcaggaatctttcgccccaGGTGGGCCTCGAACCCGCAACCCCGAGATTACGGGCCTCAGGCTCAAGCGGTTGCAGCGGTCTGGGGCTTTTTAGCTTAGAAGAACtgcaaggagaggagaaaggggacccccgggggtcctctagcccaaccccgcgcaaagcaggaatctttcgccccaGGTGGGCCTCGAACCCGCAACCCCGAGATTACAGGTCTCAGGCTCAAGCGGTCTGGGGCTTTTTAGCTTAGAAGAACTgcgaggagaggagaaaggggaactccccggggggggggggtcctctagcccaaccccgctcaacgcaggaatctttcgcccaacgtggggctcgaactcgcGACCCGGTGTTTAAGAGCCTCAGTGTTCTACGGACTGAGCTCTCCCCGGCTCAGAGCAGCTTggtctcagggccgtgggttcgagcccccgcggattggactagatgacccccggatCCCTCCGGGCAGAGACGCCCCCCCAACCCACAAACTCAACTGTTCTCGAGGCGCTGCAGGCTCTTCCGCCCTTTGGCCCGGGGGATGAGATCCGAGTTGCGTATGGCTTGGTTGATGTAGTACTGCTTTCTCTTCGCCGGGGAAAACCTCTTGGCAGTGGGGCTGGCCAGCGGTGGCAGGCAATCCTCGATCCTCCTGCAAAAAGGGGAGTTTGCAAAAATCGGCAGGCTCTCTGCAgccaccacccaccccaaaataagaGAGCCCCCAAACTCAAGAGGTCTGCGTCGGTCCATTTTTATCAACCCAAACGCAGAAAGCAGAAATATCTGGTTTATTACAAACAAGCATcgtattcaataataataataataataataataataataataataataatatttttatttgtaccccgcccacctggctgggtctccgcagccactctgggcggcttccatcaaatattaaaattaaacatTTACTGAAGAGCTACCAAAAGTCGAAGGATGGCAGATGAAGTTGTTTGAGTATGGCCCCGAAACtcccgagaccagagggaggagaaagtgcaagaagactggaagaaatttaaagaatatttgaaactaCGCGAAAATTTAAGACACCCGAAACCGAAATCATAGAACATCTTAGGCGACAGTGATAAAATGTTAGTTGAAAATAGGAtgtaagaagttagaattgtgttatATTTATCTTGTTAGGAATAAATTTatagagatgaagattatgaatttaggtgaaagaattgttgaaatagatagaaagttactaaagtaaattagaattggaagcagaggagagaacgggggaagtccccctaattagattcgaaataagatcttaattaaatgtatggagtgttggtgttctggtgtaggtatgtattttcttttatttctgtttttcttgctgtatttgttgttgttgttgttttctattgtatttgtatttgttttgatgtggaaaaccaataaattcttgttaaaaaaaaaggattaagtTTATAGATATATGATGACAGTTAAGGTTTGAGAATATTTGAGAAAGAGGaatttaaaaatgttacaaagttactgcggtatatttgaaatgaacgcagaagagaggatgtgtggaggtcccaaaataaggttataaataaggtaagaatagttaaataaatgtttgtttgttagttttcGTTTCTGTATTTTGGTTTTGTAGTGTACTgtggtagtgttttgttttgtattttttattcttttttgtatttttttttaaattaataaattcttaaaaataaataaatgttaaaatacatttaaaatatcacagattaaaaacttccctaaacgttCTAAGGAATGAGCTCCGTTCCACCTTGCCAAGCGCACCGACATCGAGTGATTCAGCCTTTTTTTTAGGAACGCAAACAACCTCACAAGCAAGGAGCGCGACCGGTTCGACTACCAGCCTGAAGCAGGGACCtcgtcaaaggaaaggaaagccgtACCCAGCCCCATGGATGCCCCGAGCCGAgattcggggtcccttccaactctgcgattctacgCATGGAGATCAGGTTTGCAGAATTTACGGCTCTCGCAGCAGCAAGATGCCGCAAAGCGAGGAGCCGAGAGAAAAGAGACACGATCCCCCAAAACTGGCATTTGCAGGTATTTTAAAGGCTCTGACGGCTGACGTCATTCGAGGAAGTTTATTCAGAGATGACTAAGTGAGGCAGGTCATGTTTTCCTCCTCCGCTCCCAGAtacatctttgtgtgtgtgtgtttgtttgtgttatgtaACAACCCCGATCAGCTCCGGTGAAACCATAGCAAAGGGCAGCCTACAACGTACCGTCTTGCTGGCGGAACTCCCCGCCACAAGAGACGGCCACGGCCGACGGTTTCCGCACTTCTTGGGACGGGCAATGAGGAAGAGCTCCGTCTGCCGAGCAGAACCTCCAGCTGCAAGGCGCCTTCGAAACGTCAGGTAAGCCAAactggccgtgtgtgtgtgtgtgtgtgtgcatgttgcaTCCGGCACACCAAGCTCACGGCCTCCCCAGGGGTGCCCTTCTCCAAATCAGGAACCCCCAAACAGGGTCTGGCCCAGCAAGGCTCTCCACACCCCCTGTTTCTTGAGTTGTGCCACCGCAATGGAACCTCCGGATGCAGGAGAAGTCTACCTTAGGGGGGAATCAGCTTGCTTGTTCCCGGAGGAAAACAGCTGTTGCCTTCCCCTTTGTTTGGGAACATCTGTTTGGAGAGGTTGCCTGACCCACCAAAGCTatgcttttctttttattcttgtaAATAAATCAATTGGATCTCctttttccccccaaataagagCAAACACGAATATTCAGCTGCAAGGCTGCcgcttgcctgcctgcccccttACTCACCCATAGGGCTGTTTTAGGGGGGCTCCCGGTTGCTCCTCGTGGCCTCCTCCTCTTGCACCTCCAGGGTCTCCCCCGTTCAGCACCACCATAGCTCGCCCGGATTGCAACCCCAACCCACCAGGATCCTGATACCCGGGACCCGGCTAGCACCCCAGGTTTTGGGAAAGCGACCCGGCCCAGCCGCCTCCTCCCCGGCTGCACGGCCCCAGGAAGCCGCGTCAGCTccgggggaaggaggggagggaagcaaagggctggaggaggaggaggaggaggcggcgctaCGGGCCGGGATGCAGTTCAGCCTCCCTGCGAAAGAGGCAAAGCTGATGCAATGGGCGCCGCGTTTGCAATATGATGCGCGAGCGGGAGAAAGCGCCTTTGCGCGCTCGCGTTGCAGTTTGCTCCGTGCTTTGCAGGGCATGGCGCTGCACGGGCTGTGTTTGCgtggcattgcattgcagtgcgcgagagttttgcatttgcattgcacggtgtgtgtgtgtgtgtgtgtgtgtgtgtgtgtttgcattgcacggagcgtgtgtggcattgcattgcagtgcgtgagagttttgcatttgcattgcacggagcgtgtgtgtgcattgcacggagcgtgtgtggcattgcattgcagtgcGTGAGAGATTTGCattgcacggtgtgtgtgtgtttacattgcATGGagcgtgtgtgtgcattgcacagAGCGTATGTTTGCATTGCACGGAGCGTGGTTCCATTGCATTGCAAAGGGCTTTTTTTGCATTCCACTGCTACGGTATGTGTGTGCGCGCTTGTGCACTGGACATGACTGCAATAGATCGGCAGTTGTTTTGGCAGCTGCGAGGACCTCCACATGTTCCTGGCCTCCTAGCTCCCAATCCCCagcccctcagccagcatgcccaatggtcagggctgatgggagtccagcaacctctgcaaGACCCCATCCCTGCACCAGAGGCTTTCCCCGGTTGCGCCGCCTAGAAAGGAAACTCCTTGTTGCGCCTCTGCATGAGTGCCTGCTCCGTCTTGCATTAGGATTGACTGCCCcaaccagacattgctggactcccgGGATTCCTCTCGGCTCCAGCCAATGGGCGTTCCCATAGGAGAGGGGCGCCGCCGGACGACAGCAGCCTTCGTTTGCATACTGCCCTCCCCACAATTCAATGCGGTTGAACGCCATTAGGAACCTACTGTACTTCACATCTgcatttgaaatttaaaaaaagccccaaattcTCGTTCGGAAGCGTAGAGGAAGATGGAGGGGGAAAATAAGCAAAGATTTGATTAATCAAAAAAAGGCAAAATATCTTTGTTCACCATAATGTGAAAGTCCTCCAAGCCGAAGCCTTTAAATACCAGATGGAGTATACATGCATTTGTGCtcgcagcacatatactaaaattggatcGATACCGTTAGGGTTTGACGGTGGACCGTGGTCTAGTGGGTCCCTGCTGTGCCGTCCCCGCTCCCGATTGATCCATAAGAGGGAAAATCGGGTGAGCgaggctccgacacgggactgaagagacggctgccccCCCCAGAGCAAAGCGGCGATCTGTAAAAAGAAGTTCTGTAAATAAGGTTATTTACTGGACTAAGAACTTCTAAGAATTCAGATGCAgcactaatgtttatagatgcggagaaagcctttgacaatatttcttggacatttatgaagaagaatttggaaaagatttttaaatggcatgaacgccatttacacagaacaaaaagcaaaaattataataaacagtgtgatatcggaggaaattaaagttgagaaaggaacaagacaagggtgccctatctcccctttactatttattacggtcctggaggtcctcctaaacatgatacgaaaggagaaacagataaaaggaataagggtgggggagaaggaatataaattacgcgcctttgcggatgatttgatgttatcccctacaggaacctgaaagcagtgtccccaaagctctGGAAATAATCGAATTGTTTGGACgggtagctggcttcaaattaaataaacagaaaaccaaagtattgactaaaaatatgaactcAGAGCAAATACAAAAACTACAAGACggtactggcctcaattttgttaagaagGTTAAATATCTACGTATCAATcttacagcaaaaaatctgaacctgtacaacgAGTCCGTTTTCACAGAACAGGGAAGGGATGCATGTAGGTGTCGTGCGATTTTTAAAAATACGGGGAGCaaagggctggaggaggaggaggaggcggcgctaCCGGCCGGGATGCAGTTCAGCTTCCCTGCAAAGAAAAAGCTGATGCAATGGGCGCCGAGTTTGCAATATGCCCGAGCGGGAGAAAGCGCCTTTGCGCGCTCGCTTTGCAGTTTGCTCCGTGCTTTGCAGGGCATGGCGCTGCACGGGCTGTGTTTGCgtggcattgcattgcagtgcgcgagagttttgcatttgcattgcacggagcgtgtgtgtgcattgcacggagcgtgtgtggcattgcacggagcgtgtgtggcattgcgtgagagttttgcatttgcattgcacggtgtgtgtgtgtgtgcattgcacggagcgtgtgtggcattgcacggagcgtgtgtggcattgcattgcagtgagtgagagttttgcatttgcattgcacggtgcgtgtgtgtgcattgcacggagcgtgtgtggcattgcacggagcgtgtgtggcattgcattgcagtgagtgagagttttgcatttgcattgcacggtgtgtgtgtgtgtgcattgcacggAGCGAGTGTGGCATTGCAGCGCAGTGCGTgagagttttgcatttgcattgcacggTGTGTGTATGTTTGCAATGCACGGAGCGTGTTTTTGCATTGCATGGAGCGTGTGTGCACATTGCACGAAGCATGTTTTTGCATTGCATGGAGTGTGGTTGCAATGCATCGAGCAGAGTGTGgttgcattgcattgcaaagGGCTTTTTTGCATTCCACTGCTACGGTATGTGTGTGCGCGCTTGTGCACTGGACATCACTGCAATAGATCGGCAGTTGTTGTGGCAGCTGcgaggacctccagatgttgctggcctcctAGCTCCCAATCCCCagcccctcagccagcatgcccaaaccTCTGCAAGACCCCATCCCTGCACCAGAGGCTTTCCCCGGTTGCGCCGCCTAGAAAGGAAACTCCTTGTTGCGCCTCTGCATGAGTGCCTGCTCCGTCGTGCATTAGGATTGACTGCCCcaaccagacattgctggactcccgGGATTCCTCTCGGCTCCAGCCAATGGGCGTTCCCATAGGAGAGGGGCGCCGCCGGACGACAGCAGCCTTCGTTTGCATACTGCCCTCCCCACAATTCAATGCGGTTGAACGCCATTAGGAACCTACTGTACTTCACATCTgcatttgaaatttaaaaaaaagccccaaattcTCGTTCGGAAGCGTAGAGGaagatggaggggggaaataagcaaAGATTTGATTAATCAAAAAACGGCAAACTATCTTTGTTCACCATAATGTGAAAGTCCTCTATACCGAAGCCTTTAAATACCAGATGGAGTATACATACATTTGTGCtcgcagcacatatactaaaattggatcGATACCGTTCTGCTGTGGCTCCCTCACGTGCCTCCCTCTTAAGAGGGAAAATCGAGCccctgaggaggaggacagttccccaacacaggagccagatgtatggaggaacgtgactcaAGTAGAAAGCCCAGGGATCGCTCTGAGTGTTTGGAGCTACGCAATCGTTTTGATGTGCTCTCCCTTGGCATGGAGGATGAAGAACAGACTTCATTTGAGGacctctccctcatcacagttgatgaggaatatgaagaggagcagcacagtcagtcctccgggattgtgcaaaagactttggaagggactgcacatggaagaatcccaaccaagcctaagaggaggcgtgtagtggtgataggaGATTCcttactgaggggtacagaagcggtgatctgtgggcctgacaagatgtctcgagaggtgtgctgtctccccggggccaagatccaagatgtaacagagcagctgcaaggaatcataaaacccactgacaaataccccttccttttggtccatgtgggaaccaatgacactgcaagccacagcctccagaagatcaaaagtgattatgaggctctgggcaggaagttgaagcaattaaatgcacaaatcgtcatctcatctgtcctcccagttgaacggcgtggcccagggagagagagaaaaataggggaagtgaa
The genomic region above belongs to Lacerta agilis isolate rLacAgi1 chromosome 18, rLacAgi1.pri, whole genome shotgun sequence and contains:
- the R3HDM4 gene encoding R3H domain-containing protein 4; this translates as MVVLNGGDPGGARGGGHEEQPGAPLKQPYGRIEDCLPPLASPTAKRFSPAKRKQYYINQAIRNSDLIPRAKGRKSLQRLENTRYLMTLLEQDERTGEDGEITHPASPSIFTEACSNETYVKIWNDFMNRSGEEQERVLLYLEEEAARKQKNKLAEKLDGKWKEHSGYTPQECFQRISRRLRTTLKRSRIPMGTLECLEDELLAFFSNSPRSVYTAMMDNSFERLLLHAVCQYMDLASASSDYEGKRQMKVSNKHTIFLPPDPLLSTYLEQMS